TTCTTCCGGGTGTCGGACCGGGAGAATCTCACGCGTCTCCGCTACGCGGACCTTAACCGCGTGGACGTCTCCTCCATCCCGCTCGAGAACGCCATCGTCCTGGGGAATCCCTCGTCGAAGCGGCGGCTCATCGTCCTGACGGATCCGTCCTGCCCGCACTGCGTCCGGCTGCACGGCGAGATCAAGACGGCGATCGCGAAGGACCCCGAGGTGGCCTTCTTCGTCATGCCGTACCCGCGCAACCCGGGCGACCGTGCCGTCTACGCGAAGTGCCTCGCCGCAGTCTGCGACAAGTCCGGCAAGGTGCTCGACGACATCTATTCCGGCAAGGAAGTCCCGCCCGCAAAATGCGACAGCCGGGCGGTGGACGAAACGATCCGCCTTGCCGACCGCCTCCAGATCCAGGGGACCCCTTCCATGATCCTGCCGGACGGCCGCGTCGTCAGCGGATACAGAGAAGCCGACGAGCTGCTGTCGCTGACCCGGTAGGACGGTTACATTATCGTAATACTTTCTTTCCCAAGAAAGATTTGTATTCCGGGCTGACCGTCGCCCCCCAGTATCTCCACAACCGTTCTTGCCTGTAATCCTTTTATAAATCAGCCATATGCCAAGTATGATCGCGCGGGAATCCATCCGGGCACGGTTATTGAGAGTGCCTGTTTCCTACAAAGGCCACTGTATCAAAACGACGGGCCTGGAGGATTCCCGATGATCCGACTACGCACCTTGGCTGTCTTCTTTGGATTGACCGCCATCGTCGCATCGATCGCCGGATGCGGCGGCGGCGGCGAGGGCACCTTGGCCGGGACGCAGACTGACGTCTCCTCCCTGCTGTCCTGGAACCCGCCGGAAACGACCATCGACAACAACGTCATCGATCCATTCGACGACCTCGACTACTACGAGATCTATGTGAGGGAGGACCGGAACTTCACCGATGCGGATTCCCCGGTAGCCCAGGTGGATGCGGTCGAGGAGTTCCCGCTTGAGACCGGATCGGCCTACTCCAGGCTGCTCGTGACGGAGTTCGACCTGGACAACCTCCAGGAATTGCCGGCTGCGAAGGAGCTGTACGTTTCGCTCAGGGCGGTCGGAACCGACCGGCAGAAGTCGGCGTTCATGGAACCGATCCTCTGGGTGCGGTCATGAGAACCCGGGTGGAGCGCGCCATGCGAAAAGCGACCCGGGTTCTCCAGACGCTCGGATTCCTTCTGGCCTTCAGCGGCGCCGCGTTCGCCGCGAACACCATCTCCTGGTCTCCCGTCACGACCTACACCGACGGCACGCCCATCACCGGAAAGACAGTAACCTACGCGATCTACTGGTCCGGCAGCTCTTCCCTGACCTCGCCTGCCGCGGTCGCCACGGGGGTGACGCAGACCTCCAGATCGTTTGAGCCGTCCGCGCTCGGGATGACGCCGGGCAGCACGGTCTATTTCGCCATGAAGACCGCCTTGAGCTCGGGCGAGGTCTCCGGGTTCTCCGCTCCCCGCTCGTGGGTCGTTCCCGGCGTCGTGTCGAAAACGCTGAATTCCATCTCCATCGGGGGTCCCTCTTCCGTCAACGAAGGGAGCTCCGGAAACTACACCGCCACCGCATCCTGGTCCGACGGCTCCTCCTCCGCCGTCACGCCGACGTGGAGCGTCTCCGGCTCGTACGCCTCCATCAGCAGCGCGGGCGTCCTCACGGCGGCTTCCGTTTCCGCCAACCAGACCGTCACCGTCAATGCCGGCTACTCCAGCGGCGGCGTGACGAAGACCGCCTCGAAATCCGTCACCGTCGTCAACGTCGCTCCCACGCTGACCGCCCTCGCCGTCGGCGGACCCGCATCCGTCACCGAAGGGAAAACGGGGGACTTCATCGCCACCGCCTCCTGGTCCGACGGCACCTCCTCCATCGTATCGGCGAGCTGGAGCGTCTCCGGCTCCTACGCTTCCATCAGCAGCGCGGGCGTCCTCACGGCGGCCTCCGTCTCCGCCAACCAGACCGTCACCGTCAACGCAGGCTACTCCAGCGGCGGCGTGACGAAGACCGCCTCCCGGACCGTGACCATCGTCAACGAGGACCCGGCCGGACCGGCGGTGCCGGGCGACCTCCGGATCGGCGTTCCGGCGGGATCGGACGGGACGACCTGGAGGCTTTCCTGGGCCGCGGTCACGACCTACGCGGACGGGCAGGCGATCGGGGCGGGGCGCGCCATCCGGTACAATGCGTACTGGACGCGGGATCCCTCGCTCGAGGCAGGTAACCTGGTGCCGCTGGCAACGTCGATCTCCTCCCGTTCCGTGGACTTCCAGCCGCTGTCCCTGGAGATGACGAAGGGGGAGAAGATCTATTTCTCCCTGCAGGCGGTCCTGGACACCGGCAAGGAATCCTCCCTCTCCGAACCGCTGCCGTGGAGGGTCTTCTTCAAGGCGCCGGACGCCCCGAAAAAGGGAAGGATCGGGTACCGGGGAGCGGTTTTCCAGAAGTAACCGGATACGACCGGCCGGGGAAAGGAGGGGCGCCGCCATGCCGGCGCCCCTCTTTTTTTCCGCGTCCCGCGGGCGCCGGAGAAAACGGCGCCCCGCGGTCATCTTCCGGCTTGACATGCGGTGCCCGCCAAATAGAAAATTGTTGATATAATTTAGGAAGTCAGGAAGAAAAGGAGGCGGCATGTACAAGAACATCTTATTGCCTACGGACGGATTGGGGAAGTGCGCGTTCGGCACCTGCCACGGTGTTTTACTTGCCAAAGACCTCCATGCCAGGATCACCGCCATTTGCATAACGGACAAGTTTTCCGCCAGGGAGCTCCGCGAGATCTACGCGCCGGAAATGATCTGGTCGCTGTCGGAAGGGAAGAAGGCGCAGGAGGCGATGGCGCAGGCGGAAACGGAGCGGAAGGAGATGGCCGGGAAGGCGCTGGCCGTAGCGGAAAAGATGTGCACCGACAACGGCGTCCCGTGCGAGAAGGTGCACA
The genomic region above belongs to Thermodesulfobacteriota bacterium and contains:
- a CDS encoding universal stress protein, with translation MYKNILLPTDGLGKCAFGTCHGVLLAKDLHARITAICITDKFSARELREIYAPEMIWSLSEGKKAQEAMAQAETERKEMAGKALAVAEKMCTDNGVPCEKVH
- a CDS encoding DsbC family protein yields the protein MQRKIALGCFIIAISPALAAAPASAFKDHGAMKGSCVGCHSLSREEAASVLKGMVDNVVAVIPGPFPGVWEVDAGIGGKVYPLYMDYSKKLLFQGNFFRVSDRENLTRLRYADLNRVDVSSIPLENAIVLGNPSSKRRLIVLTDPSCPHCVRLHGEIKTAIAKDPEVAFFVMPYPRNPGDRAVYAKCLAAVCDKSGKVLDDIYSGKEVPPAKCDSRAVDETIRLADRLQIQGTPSMILPDGRVVSGYREADELLSLTR